From one Catenuloplanes nepalensis genomic stretch:
- a CDS encoding polysaccharide deacetylase family protein, producing MDRQAMGLTLTANGFVPAVRPGVLAAAATRPVARGHVALTFDDGPSAGTGVVLNILAETRARATFFFVGGGVEADWRYASRAALAGHAIGNHSYSHPDLAAIPLKDAAVELGRTQTAITRYTGAVPVIGRPPFGSANEDVVMLFREYGVEPVLWAFNPDDGAGQAAAAIGAAILGAVRDGDIVLLHCAQRETQRMLPELITGLRGRGLEPGRIEITGEYQERNHSYARAVAW from the coding sequence ATGGATCGGCAGGCGATGGGGCTCACCCTCACCGCCAACGGCTTCGTGCCCGCGGTGCGGCCGGGTGTGCTCGCTGCGGCGGCCACGCGGCCGGTGGCCCGTGGGCACGTCGCGCTCACCTTCGACGACGGGCCGAGCGCGGGGACCGGGGTGGTGCTCAACATCCTGGCCGAGACGCGGGCGCGGGCCACGTTCTTCTTCGTGGGCGGCGGCGTGGAGGCGGACTGGCGGTATGCCAGCCGGGCCGCGCTGGCCGGGCACGCGATCGGCAACCACAGCTACAGCCACCCCGACCTGGCCGCGATCCCGCTCAAGGACGCGGCGGTCGAGCTCGGGCGCACCCAGACCGCGATAACCCGGTACACCGGCGCGGTCCCGGTCATCGGGCGGCCGCCGTTCGGCAGCGCGAACGAGGACGTGGTGATGCTGTTCCGCGAGTACGGCGTGGAGCCGGTGCTGTGGGCGTTCAACCCGGACGACGGCGCCGGTCAGGCCGCGGCCGCGATCGGCGCCGCGATCCTCGGCGCGGTCCGGGACGGCGACATCGTGCTGCTGCACTGCGCGCAGCGGGAGACGCAGCGGATGCTGCCGGAGCTGATCACCGGACTGCGGGGGCGCGGCCTGGAGCCGGGCCGAATCGAGATCACCGGCGAGTACCAGGAGCGCAACCACTCCTACGCCCGCGCCGTCGCCTGGTGA